The following proteins come from a genomic window of Eulemur rufifrons isolate Redbay chromosome 24, OSU_ERuf_1, whole genome shotgun sequence:
- the KLK7 gene encoding kallikrein-7, whose amino-acid sequence MAGCLLLPLQILLLCLALGAAAQDQGDKSGEKIIGGVPCPRGSHPWQVALLSGSQLHCGGVLVNEWWVLTAAHCEMNEYVVHLGGDKLGDSKSQKIKASRSYRHPGYSTKTHENDLMLVKLTRRARLSSSVKKVNLPSQCEPPGTMCTVSGWGTTTSPDVTFPSELMCTDVRLISSKDCKKVYKDLLGNSMLCAGIPNSKTNACNGDSGGPLMCKGTLQGLVSWGTFPCGQPNDPGVYTQVCKYTKWINETMRKHH is encoded by the exons ACCAGGGCGACAAGAGCGGGGAGAAGATTATTGGTGGTGTCCCATGTCCAAGAGGCTCCCACCCATGGCAGGTGGCCCTGCTCAGCGGCAGTCAGCTCCACTGTGGCGGTGTGCTGGTCAACGAGTGGTGGGTGCTCACAGCCGCCCACTGCGAGATGAA TGAGTACGTCGTGCACCTCGGTGGTGACAAGCTGGGTGATAGCAAATCCCAGAAAATCAAGGCCTCAAGGTCATACCGCCACCCTGGCTACTCCACGAAGACTCACGAAAATGACCTCATGCTTGTGAAGCTAACTAGACGGGCCAGGCTGTCATCAAGCGTGAAAAAAGTCAACCTGCCCTCCCAGTGCGAGCCCCCCGGGACCATGTGTACCGTCTCTGGCTGGGGCACTACCACAAGCCCGGATG TGACCTTTCCCTCGGAGCTCATGTGCACAGATGTCAGACTCATCTCCTCCAAGGACTGCAAGAAGGTTTACAAGGACTTGCTGGGCAATTCCATGCTGTGTGCTGGCATCCCCAACTCCAAGACCAATGCCTGCAAT GGTGACTCAGGGGGACCGTTGATGTGCAAAGGTACCCTGCAAGGTCTGGTGTCCTGGGGAACTTTCCCTTGTGGCCAGCCCAATGACCCAGGTGTCTACACTCAAGTCTGCAAGTACACCAAGTGGATAAATGAGACCATGAGAAAGCATCACTAA